A stretch of Enterobacter cloacae complex sp. ECNIH7 DNA encodes these proteins:
- the alaC gene encoding alanine transaminase yields the protein MAEFSPERRFTRIDRLPPYVFNITAELKMAARRRGEDIIDFSMGNPDGPTPPHIVEKLCTVAQRPDTHGYSTSRGIPRLRRAISRWYQDRYQVDIDPESEAIVTIGSKEGLAHLMLATLDHGDTVLVPNPSYPIHIYGAVIAGAQVRSVPLVEGVDFFNELERAIRESYPKPKMMILGFPSNPTAQCVELDFFEKVVALAKRYDVLVVHDLAYADIVYDGWKAPSIMQVPGARDVAVEFFTLSKSYNMAGWRIGFMVGNKTLVSALARIKSYHDYGTFTPLQVAAIAALEGDQQCVHEIAAQYKRRRDVLVIGLHEAGWMVEMPKASMYVWAKIPEPYAAMGSLEFAKKLLQDAKVCVSPGIGFGDYGDTHVRFALIENSDRIRQAVRGIKSMFRADGLLTSKSVAEHPASS from the coding sequence ATGGCTGAATTCAGTCCTGAACGCCGTTTTACGCGTATCGATCGTCTCCCCCCTTATGTTTTCAATATCACTGCTGAACTGAAAATGGCTGCGCGTCGGCGTGGCGAAGATATTATCGATTTCAGCATGGGTAACCCAGATGGCCCAACGCCACCGCATATCGTTGAAAAGCTCTGCACGGTTGCCCAGCGCCCGGATACGCACGGCTACTCGACCTCTCGCGGTATTCCCAGGTTACGTCGCGCGATCTCGCGCTGGTATCAGGATCGCTATCAGGTTGATATCGATCCGGAAAGTGAAGCGATTGTCACCATCGGCTCGAAAGAGGGGCTGGCGCACCTGATGCTGGCCACGCTGGATCATGGCGATACGGTTCTGGTACCTAATCCAAGCTACCCGATCCATATCTACGGCGCGGTGATTGCTGGTGCGCAGGTCCGTTCTGTGCCGCTGGTGGAAGGTGTCGATTTCTTTAACGAACTGGAACGTGCGATTCGTGAAAGCTATCCGAAACCCAAGATGATGATCCTCGGTTTCCCGTCGAACCCAACGGCGCAGTGCGTGGAACTCGATTTCTTCGAGAAAGTTGTTGCGCTGGCTAAGCGTTATGACGTGCTGGTGGTTCACGATTTAGCCTATGCAGATATCGTCTATGACGGCTGGAAAGCCCCGTCGATTATGCAGGTCCCGGGCGCGCGTGACGTGGCGGTAGAGTTCTTTACCCTGTCGAAAAGCTACAACATGGCGGGCTGGCGTATTGGCTTTATGGTGGGTAACAAAACGCTGGTGAGTGCCCTGGCGCGCATTAAGAGTTACCACGACTATGGTACCTTCACGCCGCTGCAGGTCGCGGCTATCGCTGCCCTGGAAGGCGACCAGCAGTGCGTTCACGAGATTGCCGCCCAGTATAAGCGCCGCCGCGACGTGCTGGTAATAGGGTTGCATGAAGCGGGCTGGATGGTGGAAATGCCGAAAGCGTCCATGTACGTCTGGGCGAAAATTCCGGAGCCGTATGCGGCGATGGGATCGCTGGAGTTTGCCAAAAAACTGCTGCAGGATGCGAAGGTGTGTGTGTCGCCGGGCATTGGCTTTGGTGATTATGGCGACACCCATGTGCGATTTGCCCTGATTGAAAACAGCGACCGTATTCGTCAGGCGGTGAGGGGCATCAAGAGCATGTTCCGGGCCGACGGTCTTCTCACCTCAAAGAGCGTCGCTGAACACCCCGCGTCGTCATGA
- a CDS encoding sensor histidine kinase, translated as MHEIFTMLLAVFDRAALMLICLFFLIRIRLFRELLHKSAHSPKELLAVTAIFSLFALFSTWSGVPVEGSLVNVRIIAVMSGGILFGPWVGVITGLIAGTHRYLIDIGGVTAVPCFITSIIAGVLSGWISRKIPKKQRWRAGIVAGMVCETLTMILVVVWAPTTELGLDIVSKIGIPMILGSVCIGFIVLLVQSVEGEKEASAARQAKLALDIANKTLPLFRHVNAESLRQVCEIIRHDIHADAVAITNIDHVLAYVGVGEHNYRDNDDTISPTTRQAINYGKIIIKNNDEAHRTPEIHSMLVIPLWEKGVVTGTLKIYYCHAHQITSTLQEMAIGLSQIISTQLEVSRAEQLREMANKAELRALQSKINPHFLFNALNAISSSIRLNPDTARQLIFNLSRYLRYNIELKDDEQIDIKKELYQIKDYIAIEQARFGDKLTVIYDIDEEVNCVIPSLLIQPLVENAIVHGIQPCKGKGVVTISVTESGNRVRIAVRDTGHGIDPKVIERVESNEMPGNKIGLLNVHHRVKLLYGDGLHIQRLEQGTEIAFYVPNERSRAHTTTSLLPQVE; from the coding sequence GTGCACGAAATATTCACTATGCTGCTGGCGGTTTTTGATCGTGCGGCATTAATGCTGATTTGCCTGTTCTTCCTGATTCGCATTCGCCTGTTTCGCGAGCTGTTGCACAAATCGGCCCACTCGCCAAAAGAGCTGCTGGCCGTTACCGCCATCTTTTCGCTGTTCGCACTGTTCAGCACCTGGTCAGGCGTGCCGGTAGAGGGTTCGCTGGTAAACGTGCGCATTATCGCCGTCATGTCCGGCGGAATTTTGTTTGGTCCGTGGGTCGGCGTCATCACCGGCCTGATTGCCGGGACGCACCGCTATCTGATTGATATCGGTGGCGTAACGGCGGTGCCGTGCTTTATCACCAGCATTATCGCCGGGGTGCTTTCCGGCTGGATCAGCCGCAAAATACCGAAAAAACAGCGCTGGCGCGCCGGGATCGTCGCCGGCATGGTGTGCGAAACGCTGACCATGATCCTGGTCGTCGTCTGGGCCCCCACCACCGAGCTGGGGCTGGATATCGTTTCGAAAATCGGTATTCCGATGATCCTGGGCAGCGTGTGCATCGGCTTTATCGTGCTGCTAGTGCAAAGCGTTGAAGGGGAAAAAGAGGCCAGTGCCGCCCGTCAGGCCAAGCTGGCGCTGGATATCGCCAACAAAACGCTGCCGCTTTTCCGCCACGTGAACGCGGAATCGTTGCGTCAGGTCTGCGAAATTATCCGCCACGACATCCACGCTGACGCCGTCGCCATCACCAATATTGATCACGTGCTGGCCTACGTTGGCGTCGGGGAGCACAACTATCGCGACAACGATGACACCATAAGCCCGACCACCAGACAGGCGATTAACTACGGTAAAATCATTATTAAAAACAATGATGAAGCCCACCGAACGCCGGAAATTCACTCGATGCTGGTCATCCCGCTGTGGGAGAAAGGCGTCGTGACGGGCACGCTGAAAATTTATTACTGCCACGCGCATCAGATCACCTCAACGCTGCAGGAGATGGCCATCGGCCTGTCGCAGATTATCTCCACCCAGCTTGAGGTTTCGCGGGCGGAACAGCTGCGCGAGATGGCAAATAAGGCAGAACTGCGCGCGCTGCAGAGTAAAATCAATCCCCATTTCCTGTTTAACGCGCTGAACGCTATCTCCTCGTCCATTCGCCTAAATCCGGACACCGCGCGCCAGCTGATTTTTAACCTGTCGCGCTATCTGCGCTACAACATCGAACTGAAAGATGACGAGCAGATCGACATCAAAAAAGAGCTTTATCAGATCAAGGACTACATCGCGATCGAGCAGGCCCGCTTTGGCGACAAGCTCACGGTCATTTACGATATTGATGAAGAGGTCAACTGCGTGATCCCAAGCCTGCTTATCCAGCCGCTGGTCGAAAACGCAATTGTTCACGGTATTCAGCCCTGTAAAGGCAAAGGCGTCGTCACCATCAGCGTTACCGAAAGCGGCAACCGGGTGCGTATTGCGGTGCGCGATACGGGCCACGGAATTGATCCTAAAGTCATTGAGCGGGTGGAGTCTAACGAGATGCCGGGGAATAAAATCGGTCTGCTGAACGTGCACCATCGGGTCAAGCTGCTTTACGGCGACGGGCTGCATATTCAACGTCTTGAGCAGGGCACCGAAATTGCTTTTTACGTCCCGAATGAGCGCTCTCGCGCGCATACGACGACATCACTATTGCCCCAGGTGGAGTAA
- a CDS encoding LytR/AlgR family response regulator transcription factor: MKVIIVEDEFLAQQELTWLIKTHSQMEIVGTFDDGLDVLKFLQHNRVDAIFLDINIPSLDGVLLAQNINQFAHKPFIVFVTAWKEHAVEAFELEAFDYILKPYQESRIVSMLQKLEAAWQQQTAPASPTVRENDTINLVKDERIIVTPVNDIYYAEAHEKMTFVYTRRESYVMAMNITEFCSKLPAAHFFRCHRSFCVNLNKIREIEPWFNNTYILRLKDLDFQVPVSRSKVKEFRQLMHL; this comes from the coding sequence ATGAAAGTTATCATTGTAGAAGATGAATTCCTGGCTCAGCAGGAGCTCACCTGGCTTATCAAAACCCACAGCCAGATGGAGATTGTGGGTACGTTTGATGATGGTCTGGACGTGCTGAAATTTTTGCAGCATAACCGGGTAGACGCCATTTTCCTGGATATCAATATCCCGTCGCTGGATGGCGTATTGCTGGCGCAAAACATCAATCAGTTTGCCCATAAGCCATTTATCGTTTTCGTTACCGCCTGGAAAGAGCACGCCGTAGAGGCCTTCGAGCTGGAGGCTTTTGACTATATTCTTAAGCCTTATCAGGAGTCGCGTATTGTCAGCATGCTGCAAAAGCTGGAGGCCGCCTGGCAGCAGCAAACCGCCCCCGCCAGCCCGACGGTACGCGAAAACGACACCATAAATCTGGTCAAAGACGAGCGCATCATCGTGACCCCGGTCAACGATATCTACTACGCCGAAGCGCACGAAAAAATGACGTTTGTCTATACCCGGCGGGAATCGTACGTGATGGCGATGAACATTACCGAATTCTGCAGCAAGCTCCCGGCTGCCCACTTTTTCCGCTGCCACCGGTCGTTTTGCGTAAATTTAAATAAGATCCGCGAGATCGAACCGTGGTTTAACAACACCTACATTTTGCGTCTGAAAGATCTGGATTTTCAGGTGCCGGTAAGCCGCAGCAAGGTGAAAGAGTTTCGTCAGCTGATGCACCTGTAA
- the glk gene encoding glucokinase, whose amino-acid sequence MTKYALVGDVGGTNARLALCDVSSGEISRAKTYSGLDYPSLEAVVRFYLEEHQVSVEDGCIAIACPITGDWVAMTNHTWAFSIAEMKKNLGFSHLEIINDFTAVSMAIPMLKPEHLIQFGGAEPVEGKPIAVYGAGTGLGVSHLVHVAQRWVSLPGEGGHVDFAPNSEEEGIILEELRAEIGHVSAERVLSGPGLVNLYRAIVKSDGRLPENLQPKDVTERALADSCIDCRRALSLFCVIMGRFGGNLALTLGTFGGVYIAGGIVPRFLDFFKASGFRGGFEDKGRFRSYVQDIPVYLIVHDNPGLLGSGAHLRQVLGQIL is encoded by the coding sequence ATGACAAAGTATGCTTTGGTAGGTGATGTGGGCGGCACGAACGCGCGCCTCGCATTGTGCGATGTTAGTAGCGGTGAGATTTCCCGGGCGAAAACCTATTCCGGGCTGGATTATCCAAGCCTTGAAGCCGTTGTCCGCTTCTATCTGGAAGAGCATCAGGTTAGCGTTGAAGACGGCTGCATCGCGATAGCCTGCCCGATAACCGGCGACTGGGTCGCAATGACCAACCATACCTGGGCATTCTCCATCGCCGAGATGAAAAAAAACCTCGGGTTTTCACATCTTGAAATCATCAATGACTTCACCGCGGTGTCTATGGCGATCCCGATGCTGAAGCCAGAGCATCTGATCCAGTTTGGCGGCGCTGAACCGGTCGAGGGTAAGCCGATTGCGGTTTACGGAGCCGGTACCGGCCTCGGCGTGTCGCATCTTGTGCATGTTGCTCAGCGCTGGGTAAGCCTGCCGGGTGAAGGCGGCCACGTTGACTTTGCGCCTAACAGCGAAGAAGAGGGCATTATCCTCGAAGAGTTACGTGCTGAGATCGGCCACGTCTCCGCCGAGCGCGTTCTTTCAGGTCCGGGGCTGGTGAATCTGTACCGCGCGATTGTGAAATCAGACGGTCGTCTGCCGGAAAACCTGCAGCCAAAAGACGTCACTGAACGCGCGCTGGCGGACAGCTGCATTGACTGTCGTCGTGCCCTGTCGCTGTTTTGCGTGATCATGGGACGTTTCGGCGGCAACCTGGCGCTGACGCTGGGCACCTTCGGTGGGGTCTATATCGCGGGCGGGATCGTACCGCGCTTCCTCGACTTCTTTAAAGCCTCGGGCTTCCGCGGCGGGTTTGAAGATAAAGGGCGCTTCAGAAGCTACGTGCAGGACATTCCGGTTTATCTGATCGTGCATGATAACCCAGGCCTGCTGGGCTCGGGTGCTCACTTGCGTCAGGTTCTCGGTCAAATCCTCTGA
- a CDS encoding ion channel protein, with protein MLHPRARTMLLLAIPALIIGVASSLVLIVVMKVASVLQAMLWTALPTKLGVSADSPAWIVVMLTLTGIAVGLTIRFSPGHAGPDPAQEPLIGAPVPPSALPGLLIALIIGLAGGVSLGPEHPIMAVNIGLAVFLGSRILPRVGALDWTILASAGTIGALFGTPVAAALIFSQTLSSNNDVPLWDKLFAPLMAAAAGALTTSLFFHPHFSLSLPHYGQMQIADIFSGAIVVAIAIALGMVAVWCLPRLHRLMHKLKHPVLILGSGGLILGILGVIGGPVTLFKGLDEMQQLAFSQVFSVSDYLLFAVIKLAALVVAAACGFRGGRIFPVVFVGVALGLMLHEHVDAVPAAITVSCSILGLVLVVTRDAWLSLFMAAVVVPDSTLFPLLCIVMLPAWLLLAGKPMMMAWRNDK; from the coding sequence ATGCTCCACCCGCGAGCCAGAACCATGCTGTTGCTGGCAATTCCGGCGCTAATTATTGGCGTGGCCTCAAGTCTGGTGCTCATTGTCGTGATGAAAGTCGCGTCGGTGCTGCAAGCCATGTTATGGACGGCGCTTCCGACAAAACTGGGCGTCAGCGCTGATTCTCCAGCCTGGATCGTTGTGATGCTGACGTTGACCGGTATTGCGGTAGGCCTGACGATCCGCTTCAGTCCTGGCCATGCCGGCCCCGATCCGGCGCAGGAACCGCTGATTGGCGCCCCGGTACCCCCTTCGGCACTGCCCGGGCTGCTCATTGCGTTGATTATCGGTCTGGCCGGCGGCGTCAGCCTGGGGCCTGAGCATCCAATTATGGCGGTGAATATTGGCCTGGCGGTTTTCCTCGGTTCACGCATTTTGCCCCGCGTCGGCGCGCTGGACTGGACCATCCTCGCCTCCGCAGGCACCATCGGGGCGCTTTTCGGCACGCCCGTCGCTGCCGCACTGATCTTTTCGCAGACGCTCAGCAGCAATAACGACGTCCCGCTGTGGGATAAGCTGTTTGCCCCGCTGATGGCCGCAGCCGCCGGGGCGCTCACGACCAGCCTGTTTTTCCATCCCCACTTCTCACTCTCCCTCCCCCACTACGGCCAAATGCAGATAGCGGATATTTTCAGCGGCGCCATCGTCGTCGCCATCGCCATTGCGCTGGGAATGGTGGCGGTATGGTGTCTTCCTCGCCTGCACAGGCTGATGCATAAGCTCAAACACCCGGTGTTGATTCTGGGGTCCGGCGGTTTGATTCTCGGTATTTTAGGGGTAATTGGCGGGCCGGTGACGCTGTTTAAAGGTCTGGACGAGATGCAGCAGCTGGCCTTCAGCCAGGTGTTTAGCGTCTCCGACTATCTGCTGTTTGCCGTGATTAAGCTGGCCGCGCTGGTGGTGGCTGCAGCCTGCGGTTTCCGCGGTGGACGCATCTTCCCGGTGGTCTTTGTCGGCGTCGCGCTGGGGCTGATGCTGCACGAACACGTCGATGCTGTGCCTGCGGCCATTACCGTCTCCTGCTCTATTCTGGGGCTGGTTCTGGTGGTTACGCGCGACGCGTGGCTCAGCCTGTTTATGGCGGCGGTAGTGGTACCCGATTCAACGCTTTTCCCCCTGCTTTGTATCGTGATGTTGCCCGCCTGGCTCCTGCTGGCGGGCAAACCGATGATGATGGCCTGGCGAAACGACAAATAA
- the ipdC gene encoding indolepyruvate decarboxylase: MRTPYCVADYLLDRLTDCGADHLFGVPGDYNLQFLDHVIDSPDICWVGCANELNASYAADGYARCKGFAALLTTFGVGELSAMNGIAGSYAEHVPVLHIVGAPGTASQQRGELLHHTLGDGEFRHFYHMSEPITVAQAILTEQNACYEIDRVLTTMLRERRPGYLMLPADVAKKAATPPVNALTLRHAHADSACLKAFRDAAENKLAMSKRTALLADFLVLRHGLKHALQKWVKDVPMAHATMLMGKGIFDERHAGFYGTYSGSASAGAVKEAIEGADTVLCIGTRFTDTLTAGFTHQLTPSQTIEVQPHASRVGDVWFTGIPMLQAIETLVELCKQHVHDAPAPSSQSAMAYPQPDGSLTQDNFWKTLQTFIRPGDIILADQGTSAFGAIDLRLPADVNFIVQPLWGSIGYTLAAAFGAQTACPNRRVIVLTGDGAAQLTIQELGSMLRDKQHPIILVLNNEGYTVERAIHGPEQRYNDIALWNWTQIPQALSLDPQAQCWRVSEAEQLADVLEKVAHHERLSLIEVMLPKADIPPLLGAITKALEARNSA; encoded by the coding sequence ATGCGTACCCCATACTGCGTCGCCGATTACCTGCTGGACCGTCTTACAGATTGTGGAGCCGATCATCTGTTTGGCGTGCCGGGCGACTATAACCTGCAGTTTCTCGACCATGTGATAGACAGCCCGGATATCTGTTGGGTGGGCTGTGCCAACGAGTTAAACGCCTCTTATGCCGCGGACGGATACGCCCGATGTAAGGGTTTTGCCGCGCTGCTGACGACATTTGGTGTAGGAGAGTTAAGCGCCATGAACGGCATTGCGGGCAGCTACGCCGAGCACGTTCCGGTGCTGCATATTGTGGGCGCGCCGGGTACGGCGTCACAGCAAAGAGGAGAGTTGCTGCACCATACGCTGGGCGACGGTGAGTTTCGTCATTTTTACCATATGAGCGAACCGATCACCGTTGCACAGGCGATTCTGACCGAACAAAACGCCTGTTACGAGATTGACCGGGTATTGACTACCATGCTCCGGGAGCGTCGTCCCGGCTATCTGATGCTGCCTGCGGATGTGGCAAAAAAAGCCGCCACGCCTCCTGTAAACGCTCTCACTCTCAGGCACGCGCATGCCGATAGCGCCTGCCTGAAAGCGTTTCGGGATGCCGCTGAGAACAAGCTGGCCATGAGCAAGCGTACGGCGCTGCTGGCCGATTTCCTTGTCCTGCGCCACGGCCTGAAGCATGCCCTACAGAAATGGGTCAAGGACGTGCCGATGGCACACGCCACTATGCTGATGGGTAAAGGGATATTTGACGAGCGTCACGCTGGGTTTTACGGCACGTATAGCGGTTCGGCAAGCGCCGGGGCGGTAAAAGAGGCGATTGAAGGGGCAGACACGGTGCTGTGCATCGGGACGCGATTTACCGATACCCTGACCGCCGGCTTCACGCATCAGCTAACCCCGTCACAAACAATTGAAGTTCAGCCTCATGCATCACGCGTTGGTGACGTCTGGTTTACCGGCATCCCCATGCTTCAGGCAATCGAAACGCTGGTGGAGCTGTGTAAACAGCACGTGCACGATGCGCCGGCACCGTCGTCTCAAAGCGCTATGGCCTATCCGCAGCCGGATGGCTCGCTGACGCAGGACAATTTCTGGAAAACGTTGCAGACGTTTATCCGCCCGGGAGACATCATCCTTGCGGATCAGGGCACCTCGGCCTTCGGCGCGATCGACCTTCGTCTTCCGGCTGATGTGAATTTTATCGTCCAGCCGCTGTGGGGATCGATCGGCTACACCCTGGCCGCAGCGTTTGGCGCGCAAACCGCCTGCCCAAACCGGCGCGTGATTGTGCTGACGGGGGATGGTGCGGCGCAGCTCACCATACAGGAGCTTGGCTCGATGCTGCGGGATAAACAACACCCCATCATTCTGGTCCTTAACAACGAAGGGTACACGGTGGAAAGAGCGATCCACGGGCCGGAACAGCGGTATAACGATATTGCGCTATGGAACTGGACGCAAATCCCGCAGGCTCTGAGCCTTGATCCTCAGGCCCAGTGCTGGCGGGTCAGTGAAGCGGAGCAGCTGGCGGACGTCCTTGAAAAAGTGGCGCACCACGAGCGGCTCTCGTTGATTGAGGTGATGCTGCCGAAAGCGGATATCCCGCCGCTGTTGGGGGCGATCACCAAAGCGCTGGAAGCGCGCAATAGCGCCTGA
- the mgrA gene encoding L-glyceraldehyde 3-phosphate reductase, whose translation MGYQPDKNRYRTMEYRRCGQSGLRLPAISLGLWHNFGDTTLIENSRQLLQRAFDLGITHFDLANNYGPPPGSAERNFGRILQEDFLPWRDELIVSTKAGYTMWDGPYGDWGSRKYLLASLDQSLKRMGLEYVDIFYHHRPDPQTPLLETMKALDHAVRQGKALYVGLSNYPAELARKAIDILDDLGTPCLIHQPKYSLFERAPEEELLNVLQEKGVGCIPFSPLAGGQLTNRYLNGIPADSRAASGSQFLNPDQITEEKLEKVRKLNAMAEERGQKLSQMALAWVLRHENVTSVLIGASKTAQIDDAVGMLENRHFSAEELVRIDTILNSSK comes from the coding sequence ATGGGTTATCAGCCGGACAAAAATCGTTATCGGACAATGGAATATCGCCGCTGCGGGCAAAGCGGACTCAGGTTGCCCGCCATCTCGCTTGGGCTGTGGCATAACTTTGGCGACACCACGCTTATCGAAAACAGCCGTCAACTTTTACAGCGCGCGTTCGATCTGGGCATTACGCATTTCGACCTTGCCAACAACTATGGCCCGCCGCCGGGATCGGCCGAACGTAATTTCGGCCGTATTTTGCAGGAGGATTTCCTGCCCTGGCGAGACGAGCTGATCGTCTCTACCAAAGCAGGTTATACCATGTGGGATGGCCCTTACGGCGACTGGGGGTCACGCAAATATCTGCTGGCAAGCCTCGATCAAAGCCTGAAGCGCATGGGGCTGGAGTATGTGGATATCTTCTATCATCACCGTCCTGACCCACAAACGCCGCTGCTGGAAACCATGAAAGCGCTTGACCATGCGGTGCGCCAGGGAAAAGCCCTGTATGTCGGGTTATCCAACTACCCTGCAGAACTGGCCCGCAAGGCGATTGATATCCTTGACGATCTCGGTACGCCCTGCCTGATCCACCAGCCGAAATACTCTCTTTTTGAACGTGCGCCGGAAGAGGAACTGCTGAACGTGTTGCAGGAAAAAGGGGTCGGCTGCATTCCCTTCTCGCCGCTGGCCGGTGGACAATTGACAAACCGCTATCTGAACGGCATTCCGGCAGACTCACGCGCGGCAAGCGGCAGTCAGTTCCTGAATCCTGACCAGATCACCGAAGAGAAGCTGGAGAAGGTAAGAAAGCTGAACGCCATGGCGGAAGAGCGCGGTCAGAAGTTGTCCCAGATGGCTCTGGCCTGGGTATTACGCCATGAGAACGTGACGTCAGTGCTGATTGGAGCAAGTAAAACGGCTCAGATTGATGACGCCGTGGGGATGCTGGAAAACCGCCATTTCTCTGCTGAAGAACTGGTCCGTATTGATACAATCCTGAACAGCTCAAAATAA
- a CDS encoding DUF2502 domain-containing protein, producing MFRSLILAAVLLASAPLIANAGEITLLPSVKLQIGDRDDYGRYWDGGYWRDRDYWNRHYEWRGDRWWKHDNGRHRGWYKDNAYERGYREGWNDRDDRRGGWDRGGKGRGHGHGHGHH from the coding sequence ATGTTCAGGTCACTGATTCTTGCAGCGGTATTACTGGCTTCAGCCCCGCTGATCGCCAATGCGGGCGAAATCACCCTGTTGCCATCAGTAAAATTACAAATTGGCGATCGTGACGACTACGGCAGATACTGGGACGGTGGCTACTGGCGCGACCGTGACTACTGGAACCGTCACTATGAGTGGCGCGGAGACCGCTGGTGGAAACATGATAACGGCAGACACCGCGGCTGGTATAAAGACAACGCGTATGAGCGCGGCTACCGCGAAGGCTGGAACGATCGTGACGACCGTCGCGGCGGCTGGGATCGCGGCGGGAAAGGACGCGGCCACGGTCATGGCCACGGTCACCATTAA
- a CDS encoding Nramp family divalent metal transporter, protein MTNSRVEGSSGRAARKLRFALMGPAFIAAIGYIDPGNFATNIQAGASFGYKLLWVVVWANLMAMLIQMLSAKLGIATGKNLAEQIRDHYPRPAVWLYWVQAEIIAMATDLAEFIGAAIGFKLILGVSLLQGAVLTGIATFLILMLQRRGQKPLEKVIGGLLLFVAAAYIVELIFSQPNLVQLGKGMAIPSLPTSEAVFLAAGVLGATIMPHVIYLHSSLTQHLHGGTRKERYSATKWDVAIAMTIAGFVNLAMMATAAAAFHFNGHTGIADLDQAYLTLEPLLSHAAATIFGLSLVAAGLSSTVVGTLAGQVVMQGFVRFHIPLWVRRSVTMLPSFIVILMGLDPTRILVMSQVLLSFGIALALVPLLIFTSNKNLMGELVNSTLVKRTGWAIVVVVVALNLWLLVGTALGL, encoded by the coding sequence ATGACAAACAGTCGCGTAGAGGGTAGCAGTGGCAGAGCCGCGCGCAAGTTGCGGTTCGCATTAATGGGACCTGCGTTCATCGCTGCCATTGGCTATATCGATCCAGGTAACTTTGCGACCAATATTCAGGCCGGGGCCAGCTTCGGCTATAAGCTGCTGTGGGTGGTCGTCTGGGCAAACCTGATGGCGATGCTGATTCAGATGCTCTCCGCAAAGCTGGGGATTGCCACAGGTAAAAACCTGGCAGAGCAAATTCGCGACCATTATCCGCGTCCGGCCGTCTGGCTCTATTGGGTTCAGGCGGAAATCATAGCCATGGCCACTGACCTCGCTGAATTTATTGGTGCAGCGATCGGGTTTAAACTGATTCTGGGCGTGTCGCTGTTGCAGGGGGCGGTACTGACCGGGATTGCCACTTTCCTGATCCTGATGCTGCAGCGTCGAGGTCAAAAGCCGCTGGAGAAGGTTATCGGCGGTCTGCTGCTGTTTGTCGCGGCGGCCTATATTGTGGAGCTGATTTTCTCACAGCCGAATTTGGTGCAGCTCGGTAAAGGTATGGCAATCCCAAGCCTGCCAACCTCGGAAGCGGTGTTCCTGGCTGCCGGGGTATTGGGGGCGACTATCATGCCGCATGTGATTTACCTGCACTCCTCGCTGACTCAGCATCTCCACGGTGGGACGCGCAAAGAGCGTTACTCCGCCACCAAATGGGACGTGGCGATTGCCATGACCATCGCGGGGTTTGTCAATCTGGCGATGATGGCTACCGCTGCCGCCGCTTTCCACTTTAACGGCCACACCGGTATTGCCGATCTCGACCAGGCTTATCTCACGCTGGAACCCTTACTGAGCCATGCTGCCGCCACGATATTTGGTCTCAGCTTGGTGGCTGCCGGTCTCTCTTCTACGGTGGTGGGCACGCTGGCAGGCCAGGTGGTGATGCAGGGGTTTGTCCGCTTCCATATTCCGCTGTGGGTTCGTCGCTCCGTCACCATGCTACCGTCATTTATCGTGATCCTGATGGGGCTCGATCCTACGCGAATTCTGGTCATGAGCCAGGTGCTGCTGAGTTTTGGTATCGCGCTGGCGCTGGTGCCGCTGCTGATCTTTACCAGCAACAAAAACCTGATGGGCGAACTGGTCAACTCGACCCTGGTGAAACGGACCGGGTGGGCCATCGTGGTGGTGGTAGTGGCGCTGAACCTGTGGCTGCTGGTTGGCACCGCGTTGGGTCTCTAA